The Nitrosomonas sp. genomic sequence ACAGAATGATGCGCGGCGACCTGGTGACTATTGCCATACAAGGAAACTTTGGCAAGCCACGGCCCGCGTTGGTAATTCAAGCCAATCAGTTCAGCGAGCATGTAAGTGCAACGGTTCTACTCATTACCAGCACGCTTGTTGCTGCGCCATTGCTGCGCGTTACTGTTCAGCCGAGCGCGGAGAACGGCTTGCAGAAGCCTTCACAGGTAATGGTGGACAAGGCCATGACGGTTAAGCGCGACAAGGTAGGACCAGCCTTTGGACACATTGATGCGGATGTATTAGTGGAGGTTGAGCGTTGCTTGGCCGTTTTCCTGGGCATCGCCAAGTGACCCGTCGTTTCACCCACCGGACGCCATCATATACGGCGCAACCGATAAATTTCTCGTATGCTAGTTGCTGATCATTCGACTTTGCTTGTCAGGGGCATCGCCATTCCTGCAAAGGTTGAACCCATAGTTCACATCAAAATCTTTTTTCTCGCCAGATGTCGTCTGAACACCGGGTT encodes the following:
- a CDS encoding type II toxin-antitoxin system PemK/MazF family toxin, encoding MMRGDLVTIAIQGNFGKPRPALVIQANQFSEHVSATVLLITSTLVAAPLLRVTVQPSAENGLQKPSQVMVDKAMTVKRDKVGPAFGHIDADVLVEVERCLAVFLGIAK